CCAGGGCGGTGACGAGTGCGGGACGGACCTGTCGGCGGTTCGCCCACAGTGCCTTCGCCCTGGCCTTGCGTTCCTGCTCCGTGGCCTGCTGCCGGATGTCGTCGGTGTAGCCCTTCAGCAGCTCCGTCGTCTCCGGCGACAGGAGCGCACGCCGAAGCCGGATCACTCCTCTTCGCCCTTCGGGCCCTCGGCGATCTCCTCCGCGATCCGGTGCAGGTGCGCGCTCATCTCGCCCAGACGGGCCGACGGCGAGCTGGCAAGCCGCTCCTTGAGTTCCCGGTAGCGGGCGAGCGACTCCGATGACGAGGCCCCGTCGTAGACCTCCGCCTCCAGCTCCACGAACTCGGCTCTCGCCTGTTCGGCCCGCTCGGAGTAGGGGGTGTCGAGGCCGAACAGATCGGAGAGAACGGCGTCGTCACCGCTGCCGTACACCACCCGGTCGTACAGGTCCTGGTCGATGACCTCGGGCGGGCGCGCCTCGTCCACGCCGGGAAGCCGGATCAGGCCGCCGGGATCCGCGGCCTGGCAGATGTAGGGGCTGTGCGTGGTGACGATGAACTGGATGCGGGGGAAGTGGGCCGTCAGCCAGGGGCCGATGCGGCGCTGCCAGGAGACATGGAGATGGGCGTCGATCTCGTCGATGATGACGACGCCGGGTGTCATCAGCACGATCGACCCTCCTTGAGCCTCCCGGAGGTTGGACTCCCACAGATCGTCGCCGAACACGTCGTGCAACTGCTTGAGGATGTCGACGACAAGGGCCGACACCGTACGGAACCCGTCGCTCATCTCCCGTAGCGGGAAGCGACTGCCGTGCCGCTCGACCCACAGCCCCTCGGAGTCGACGTCGTTGATCAGGTACTCGTCCGGCAGCAGTCCGTCTCTGAGCAGCGCCAGTGCGAACGCCTTCAGTCCCTGTGCGCCCCCTCTGCCTTCCAGTGCGCGCAGATGCTGCTCGATCAGCCAGGTGACCCCCTCGGCGAGTGAGGCGTCCTCGTGGAAGAGGCTCGCGTGCCTGGCCACAGGTCCGGACACCAGCATCAGCCGCTGTACCTCACCCGAGCCGCCGGCCATCCGCCGGAACGGCCCGTAGGCCGCGGAGAACCAGCCCGCCGGATTGTCCGCCCATGGACCACGGCGGGCGATGCTGGTCTGCGCCTTGGTGTACCTGATCTCGTCGAGTCCGGGCAGGACACCGCGGCGGACCGGAACCCTGCCTGCCCAGCCGTCTCGGGGCGTCTTCCAACGGAGTCCGGCCCGGAAGGCGCCGGCGGGCGGGCGGCCCTGTGAGAACCGGTCGTGCTTCGGGTCCCGGGTGATCTCCACCTCGACCTGCCCGGCCGTTCTCTGTTCGGTCACCCAGTTCTCGAACCCCGGCACCAGACTGCGGGCCACCCCCGGTCCGCTGAGCGCGAGCGCCATGGCCCGCAGCAGCGTCGTCTTCCCGGACCCGTTGCGGCCGGCCAGCACGGTCCACCCGGCATGGCTGCCGTCGGGACGGGTCAGGGTCAGATCAACCTGACGAGGGCCGTGAAAGGACTTGATGTCCTGTACGAGGATCCGGCGGACGTACATGGGGGTTGATCCTACGGTCCGGGTGGGAGAACGACGGTGGTCCGCGTCCGCCCGAGGGGAGTGTCCGCTTCGATCGCGCGCGTGTGTACGGCGACAGTCGCCGGAGAGCGGATCGTTCACCCCTCTCCGGCCGTCGTCGAGTGCTGCGGCGCGCGCTACGCCGTGTGCTCCACGAACCGTGCTGCCGTCTCCGTCAGCAGTTCCCGTCCGTCCCGTGCCCACAGGGTGTCGTTGAAGAGTTCCACCTCGATCGGGCCTGTGTAGCCGGCCGCCTCCACGTACGCCTTCCACTCGCGCATGTCGATCGCGCCGTCGCCGATCTGGCCGCGGCCGTTGAGGACGCCCTCGGGCAACGGGGTGGTCCAGTCGGCCAGTTGGAAGGTGTGGATGCGGCCGGTCGCGCCCGCGCGGGCGATCTGGGCGGGGGCCTGGTCGTCCCACCAGATGTGGTACGTGTCGACGGTCACGCCGACCTGTTCGGCCGGGAAGCGTTCCGCGATGTCCAGGGCCTGGGCCAGGGTGGAGACCACGCAGCGGTCCGAGGCGAACATGGGGTGGAGGGGCTCGATGGCCAGGCGTACGCCGTTCGCGGCGGCGTAGGGGCCCAGTTCGGCCAGCGCGTCCGCGATGCGCTCCCTCGCGCCGTACAGGTCCTTCGAGCCGGGCGGGAGGCCGCCGGAGACCAGGACGAGGGTGTCCGTGCCGAGGGTGGCCGCCTCGTCGATCGCCCGGCGGTTGTCGGCCAGGGCCGCCGCCCGCTCGTCCGGG
This window of the Streptomyces sp. NBC_01275 genome carries:
- a CDS encoding AAA family ATPase, producing the protein MYVRRILVQDIKSFHGPRQVDLTLTRPDGSHAGWTVLAGRNGSGKTTLLRAMALALSGPGVARSLVPGFENWVTEQRTAGQVEVEITRDPKHDRFSQGRPPAGAFRAGLRWKTPRDGWAGRVPVRRGVLPGLDEIRYTKAQTSIARRGPWADNPAGWFSAAYGPFRRMAGGSGEVQRLMLVSGPVARHASLFHEDASLAEGVTWLIEQHLRALEGRGGAQGLKAFALALLRDGLLPDEYLINDVDSEGLWVERHGSRFPLREMSDGFRTVSALVVDILKQLHDVFGDDLWESNLREAQGGSIVLMTPGVVIIDEIDAHLHVSWQRRIGPWLTAHFPRIQFIVTTHSPYICQAADPGGLIRLPGVDEARPPEVIDQDLYDRVVYGSGDDAVLSDLFGLDTPYSERAEQARAEFVELEAEVYDGASSSESLARYRELKERLASSPSARLGEMSAHLHRIAEEIAEGPKGEEE
- a CDS encoding sugar phosphate isomerase/epimerase, whose amino-acid sequence is MTVKQLSLPELVDACVQSGIPGVGLWRDPVQTYGLEATAKLVRDAGLTVTTLCRGGFFTAIAPDERAAALADNRRAIDEAATLGTDTLVLVSGGLPPGSKDLYGARERIADALAELGPYAAANGVRLAIEPLHPMFASDRCVVSTLAQALDIAERFPAEQVGVTVDTYHIWWDDQAPAQIARAGATGRIHTFQLADWTTPLPEGVLNGRGQIGDGAIDMREWKAYVEAAGYTGPIEVELFNDTLWARDGRELLTETAARFVEHTA